The following nucleotide sequence is from Spirochaeta cellobiosiphila DSM 17781.
CCGGTTAACACAAAACATGATAGCAAACCTACAGTACTCAGGCATCATCCGAATCTTCGATCTGATTACACATTTGAGAGATTTGTTATTGGTGAAAACTCCAACTTCGCAGCTAACGCCGCTATGGCAATAGCGAGAAACCCTGGAACTGCATATAACCCTTGTATGATATATGGTGGTGTAGGACTAGGTAAAACACATCTAATGCAGTCCATAGGGAATTTCGCTTATAATGACAATACAAACTTAAAAATACATTACATAACTGCCGGAGACTTTATTGATGAGTTTGTTAATTGCATACGTAATAAAAACATGCCTCACTTCAAAAATAAATATCGGAATGTAGATGTATTATTAATTGATGATATTCATGATCTACAAAACAAAAAGGAAACACAAGAAGAACTGTTTCACACTTTCAATGCCTTATATGATGCCAATAAACAAATGGTTTTTACTTGTGATAGACCGGTTTCGGAACTAAAAGATGTAACGGAAAGATTAAGAAGTAGATTTGAGAGAGGTCTAAATGTAGATCTTCAAATTCCTAATTATGAAACACGTTTAGCAATATTGAAGAAAAAAATAGAAGACAAAGAAAACATAAGCATAACTGATAATATTCTTGAGATTATAGCTAAAAATGTGACTACAAATGTCAGAGATCTTGAAGCTGCACTAGTAAAATTATCAGCCTATTCTGAATTAACAAATAAAACTGTCACTGTTGAGATAGCTCAAGATCAATTAAGGCATATTTTCAGTGGTCCAGTTCAGCAAAATATAACAATTGATTTAGTTCAACGTATTGTTTCTGATTATTTTAACCTAAGCCCTAATGATCTAAAGGGTAAAAAAAGAACAAAAGTCATAACTTTTCCAAGACAAATTGCCATGTATATAGTTCGTGAAATTACTGAGTTCTCTACTACTGAAGTGGGATTAGAATTTGGAGGTAGAGATCATACAACAGTAATGCATGCCTGTACAAAAATTGAAGATAGAATGATGCAGGACCCTACTTTGGAGTCTACGATCAATCAATTAATCCGTTCAGTAAGAGAATATGGTACAGGTTCTTAAAAACTTGTGGAAAAGTAAGCATACTAAGTGGAAAATCTTTTGATTATTGTTCATTATAAAAATAAATTCTGAATATGTGAATTTACTGTTATAGTTATACAGTAGTTTGTCTACAGAATAAAATTTATTATGATAAGAGTTTATTAGGGTTTTACACATATCAACAGGCCCTATTACTACTACTACTTATAAATTATAAAATTCTTATAGGAGTAAGATATGCGATTTATCTGTGAAAAAAGCGTTATATTAAAAGAAATTTCAATTGCACAAGAGATAATTTCATCACGTAATGCTCTATCCATATTATCAAACGTATTAATTGAAGCTGATAATAACACCCTCATCATAAAAGCAACCGATTTAAAGGTAGGTTTTGAAACAAGGATACCTGTTGAAGTAGAAACTCCTGGTACAACTACGATTTTTTGTGACAAATTTTTAGGTATTTTACGATCTCTTCCTGAAGGTGAAGTAATCTTTGATCACACAGAAAATGGCAGATTAATCATAACTCCTCTAGAAAAGAAAATTGATTTCCAATTAAAGAGTATACCCAGTGATAAATTCCCCGAAATACAGGAAATACCTGATGATAATTACTTTGAAATTCCTCAAGAATTTTTAAATCAAATGGTTCAACAAACGATATTTGCTATCAGTGATGATGAAACACGATATTTTATGAATGGTGTTTATATGGAAAAGCAGGAAAACAAACTTGTAATGGTAGCCACTGATGGTAGAAGATTATCTTATATAGAAAAGGAAATCGAAACTCCTTTACCTGATTTTGCTGGAATAATCATACCTCCCAAAATTCTAACTTTAATCAAGAAATTATCTTCAGGCGAAGGTTCAATTGAGATTGCTATCAATGATAAGACTATATATACCAGATTTGATAATCTCAAAATATCTTCAACTTTGATAGAAGGCCAATTTCCTAACTATTCAAGAGTTATTCCTGAATATCAAGAACACAATGTACTTGTTCAAAAATCTGTTTTAAATGATGCATTAAAGAGAGTTAGTCTATTAGCTGAACAAAAATCTAGAAGGATATACCTTACTGTTGGTCAAGGTATTATGACATTAAGTTCAGAAGAAAGTGAAATTGGTCACGCCAAAGAAGAAATACCTTGTGAATATGAAGGCCAAGAATACACAATAGCTTTAAATTATGTTTATTTACAGGATCCTTTAAAGGTTGTTAATTCAGAAGGATTAATATTCCAATTTACCGAACCAAGCCGTGCTGTTACTATAAGATCAAATCCTGAATCTGAGTATTTTCATATAGTTATGCCCATGCAAATGGATTAATGCCTTTTAATAACATCAAATTATATAATTTTCGTAACCTTCTAGACAAAGAGATCTCCCTAAACGGTCGGGAGATCTTTCTTATAGGTGAAAATGGTCAAGGAAAAACAAATTTCTTGGAAGCAATATATGTTCTGTGTTATGGATCAAGTTTTAGAACAAAACAGGATAAGATTCTTATAAAAAATCAAAAAGACGATTTTTCTGCCATAGGACAATACTTTCAAGATGAAATGGAACATAAAATACACTTTAAACTACAAAAGGGTAAAAAAAGTATCCTGATTGATGACAAACAATTACGGGATAGAAAAGAACTAATCTGGAAATTGCCATGTATTGTTTTTAGTCATGAGGATATTTTTCTTGTATCAGGAACACCAGAGGAAAGAAGAAACTTTTTTGATCAAACATTAAGTTTATATGATCCTGACTATATAGATTTACTAAGAGAATACAAAAAAATTTTGAAACATCGAAATATTGTATTAAAACGTAATGAGAAAGAATTGATAGATATACTAAATATCCAAATCGTTTCCAAAGGCTTGGAATTACGTAATTATAGATCTGCTATCACTAAAAAATTCAACAAAGTATTTAGTCAATTGTTCAAATATGTTAGTCAGTTGGAATCAGACTTATTCATTGAATATAAACCTAGTTGGAAAGAGAATGACACTTCTGTGATTATTAAAAACCTAGAAAGAAAATTTGAACAAGAGAACATATTAGGAATTACCACATCTGGTCCCCATAGGGATAACTATAGGTTTATTATGGAGGGAAAAGATTTTTCTCAATTGGCATCAACAGGACAATCTCGACTGATTAGTTTAATTTTAAAAGTTGCACAAGGAGTGTTTTTCACACAAGAAACAGGAAAAAAACCAATTTTGCTTCTGGATGATGTTCTCTTAGAGTTAGATAGCAAAAAAAGAGCTCGTTTTCTTGAAGTAATTCCAGAATATGACCAAGCTTTTTTTACTTTTCTTCCTGATATGGCTAATTTAAGCTACAGGAAAGATGATACTATTGTATACTCAGTTGAATCAGGAGACTTTATTACATATGAAAAATGAAAATTGGAGTAAAGCTTCTGATATTGTATCTAAATTAGAAGGATTGATTGGTAAAAAATCAGAAGATGCTCAAAAGTTTTATACTTTTTTTAGTACATGGGATAAATTGATTTCTTCATTTCCTACTAGAAATAGAAAGTTTAAAGAAATAGGATATCATTCCAAAATACATGACATTTCAAATGGGGTTTTAATTGTAGATATTGATCACCCTGGATGGATGCAAATATTTGATATGGAAAAACGTAATTTTTTAGATTATGTTGTTGCTAAATATCCTGATATTGAAATAAGGACTATTAGAACTAGACTTGTGACTAATGATGAAAGTAGTACACTAAATGAAGAAAATCAGATCATTTATAATTTTGCTCCTACTGGTCAAATCGAGGGGGAAAAAGAGAAATCTTTCTATAAAGAGCTAGAAGATGGTGATTTTAAAGAATTATTAAAGAAATTAGGGCAAGCTATTGACCAAAAGGATAGAACCTAACATTGACAAGAAAAACTTGAATTCTGTATATTACCCTATCTGTGAACATGTCAATAAAGCTATTGCTTTTCCGATAGAAATTTGCAAGGAGGATAAGGCGTGAAGCGAACATACCAACCAAGCCGAGTTAAAAGAAATAGAAAATTTGGTTTCAGAGCACGTATGGCAACCAAAAATGGTCGTCTAGTATTAAAAAGAAGACGCCAAAAGGGACGGAAAAAGCTATCCGTTGCGGATGAGAAGAAACCTTACTAAGTCAGAAAGAATAAAAAAGCAGAAAGATATAAGGGGCATGTTTAAACATGCCCATTCTGTGAGTATTAAAGGAGCTAAACTATTCTTTAAAAGAAATGATTTAGCTCAAAGCCGTTTTACAGTCACTTTAGTAAGGAAATATGGGAAAGCTGTCCATAGAAACCGAGCGAAAAGAGTTGTAAGAGAAATTTACAGGCTAAATAAAAACCAGATCAAATGTGGTTTTGATCTGGTTTTTATGCTGTTTCCTTCAAATAATGATATTTATTCGGAAAGGAAGAGTCAGATTATTGAACTATTGAGGAAAGCGGAAATTTTTGAGGATAATATTATTACCGATTAAATATTTCTTATTGGGTATTATATGGATTTATAAGACCATGATTTCTCCTTGGCTACCAAGTAGTTGTCGCTTTAATCCCACATGTTCAACTTATGCGAGGGAAGCCATCAAAAAATATGGACCAATTAAAGGTGGATGGCTCTCTATAAAGCGAATTTCACGGTGTCATCCCTGGAATCCTGGAGGGAATGACCCTGTACCATAATATGTTGCAAAGGAGTTTATCGTGGATAAACGCACTCTATTAGCAGTTATCTTATCTGTTGTCATTGTTTCGGTAAGTTTTTTTATTCAAAACATTTTATGGCCACCTAAAGTAGTGAATGAAGAAGTGGCAAATCAGGAAACAGTTCAAAAAGAAGATATTCCTAATGTTGAGGTTCAATCACCATCAGAAGTCGTTGATTATTCTGATACTACTTTTTCTGAAGAAAGTCTGGATTCTGCACCTGAACAAAAAATAATTGAAGAAAATGATATTTTTCGTATTGAATTTTTGTCGAAAGGCGCAGTTGTTACTTCACTTAAACTGAAAAAACATACAGATGGTAACGATTATGTTGAAATGGTTAATAAAGGTGAAAGTGACTATTCTGCGTTTGGTATAACATTAGGTCAAAAATATGGAAGACCACTAGATGAAAATTTTGTTTACAGAAAAGTGTCTGATAATATATTTGAATTCAGACAAAGATTTAATGATAAATCAGGAATTCCTTTTGTTCTAAAAAAGACTTATCGATTTCTTCCCAATGAATATCTGATGGAATTGGCTATTACTATTGAAGGATCGAATAATCAAATACCTGATTTAGACTTCAATGGTTCTGCTTATAGATTAGAATATGGACCTCAAATTGGTCCCTACTTTGAAAAGTTAGACAATAGGAATGAATATAGAAATTACTATTATCATATTGATGATAAACGGAAAAAGCTAAAACTAAAGAATAATGAAGTTGAAGTAAATGATCATGTAGATTGGGTTGCTATTGATGGTAAATATTTTTCATTGATAGCGATCCCAGATGATACTAATTATGATATTACTGTAAGCAGCGTTCCTGTAAGAGGAATGGAAAAAACTAGTCGTTTGATTTTATCCAGACCTCTACTTAAGGCATCAAAATCTACAGATATCTTTCGTTTTTACATAGGACCTAAATCTGTTAGCACTTTATCTCAGTATAATAATGCTTCAGATAATGGGTATGGTGTTTCTAATCTAAATTTAGACGATCTTATTAAAAAGAATATTCTGTTAGGGGCCTTAGAGACAGTTCTTAAATTTTTCTTGGAAATGTTTTATAGTATAGTACATAACTATGGTGTCGCTATTATTCTACTAACGTTTTTGGTAAGATTAGTTTTATATCCAATTACCAGAAAATCATATCAGTCTACTGCAGCCATGCAGGCTGTTCAGCCAAAGATCACTGAAATACGGGAAAAGTTTAAAGATGATCCCAATAAAATGAATATGGCGATGGCTGATTTGTATAAAAAAGAAGGAGTAAATCCTTTAGGTGGTTGTTTACCAATGGTACTACAACTTCCAATATTTTTTGCTTTATATAGATTATTAAACTCACACTTTGATCTGCGAGGTGCTGCTTTTATATCACCTTGGATTTCAGATTTGTCAGCTCCTGAACATGTTTTTTCATGGTCTGGTGTAACGTTACCTGTTGTTGGAAATGATTTTAGAATACTTCCATTCTTGATGGTTATTACACAGATAGTTATGACCAAAATTACACAATCCCAAAACACAGGGGCTACAAGTGATAGTCAGATGAAAATGCTCACTTATGGGATGCCAATATTCTTTTTCTTCATAATGTATGATATGCCATCTGGATTATTATTATACTGGACAGTTACTAATGTCTTAAGTGCTGTTCAACAAATTGTAATAAACAAAATGGTAAAGAAAAAGAAGGCTTAATAGAAAGTGGGCTCCTGAATAAATCTAGAACAGGAGTTGCCCTATGGTAAAAGAGTTTGAAGGTAAAACTCAAAAAGAAGCTATTAGTAAGGCTGTAGAAGAACTTGGTTTAAATCAAGATGAATTCGATGTCGAAATTGTAGAAACAGAGAAGACAGGTTTTTTATTCAAAAAGGGTAAGGTTAAAATCAGAGTTCATATGGAAGAAGAATCAATTTCCAGTGAACTTGGTGCCCCTTTAGTTCCAAATGATATAGAAGAAAAGGTTATTTCTTTTATTAAGTCTTTGATTTCTAAGATGGGATTTCCTGGTTCTGTTTTTTTACATGATAGATCAGACAAAAAGTTTCATGTGGTCATAGAAAGTGAGCACTCAGGTATTCTAATAGGAAAACGAGGAAAAAACTTAGATGCTATACAATTAGTGTCCAATGTATATCTTGGTAGACTGATACCCGAAACAAAAGAATATCGTGTTGTTATTGATTCTGAAAATTATAGAGAACGACGTGAAGAGAGTCTTGTAAGAATGGCACATCGCGTAGCTTCCCAAGTAAAGAAGACGAAAAGAAGCCGGCTATTAGAACCTATGAATCCTTTTGAACGAAGGTTAATTCATACGGCTTTAGGTGAACTTGATCACATTGAAACGGAAAGTGAAGGTGAAGGTCTTTTGAAGCAGATTAGAGTGAAATACGTGGACTAAAGGGTTGTAATGTGGATAAGTTGTGGACGAAAAATCAAAATTTTATAATTCCACTTATCCACAACTTATCTATTCATATGTGGATATGGTCTATATAAATTCACTATTTTTGCGAATTTTAAGAAATATAAAATAATCATCCACAAGTTGTGGATAAAATGTTAATAATATATCTTCTAAGAATTATAATTGAAAATTAATTATACCTTAAGAAAATACATTATTTAGTATCAAAGACATTGATTATGCTTACTAGTTTTGTTTGAAACGTAATAGACAAAATTTATATTCTCTAGTATTGAAAATATGCTGTCTTGACATTAAAAGTACAAATAATAGCTTAATTTATATAAACAATTTATCCATAATAGTAGAATCCATGTTTATGATCTTAATATTCCAAATAAATCTATGGACCACTCTAATTGATTTTGTTGCCATAGCATGCTAGGTTACTGGTATTAATAATTCTGAAGGATAAGTAGTTGGTTAATCTGATACTGTGTGGAGGTGTTGGTAGTAGATTATGGCCAATTAGCCGTAAGCTAATGCCTAAGCAATTTTATCCCCTACTAGGAAACACAAGTCTCTTTGAAAGTACTGTTAAGCGAAATCTTTCTTTATGTGAAAAGATCCTTATAGCGGCTAATGAAGACCAAGCATTCCTCGCATTTGATCAACTTAAGAATTGTAATTATCTAATCGAAGAAGGATTAATTGAAACTGTTGGTCGAAATACTGCTCCTGCTATTGCATTATCTATATTTGCTTTAGATCCAGAAACCTTAGTATTGGTTACACCTTCTGATCATCTTATAACTAAAGAACTAGCTTATAAAAAAGCAATTGAAAAAGCTCAAGTACTAGCAATGAGTGGTAATCTTGTAACTTTTGGTATAAAACCCAGTTATGCTGAAACAGGCTTTGGCTATATTAAAGCAAATGGTAATATAGTTGAGCAATTTTGTGAGAAACCAGATATAAAAACAGCAGAATCTTATTTAGCTGATGGTAGCTATTTATGGAATTCTGGAATGTTTCTCTTTAAAGCAGGTGTATTTTTAGAAGAATTGCAGCATCATAATCCACAAGTATATGAAGCATGTTTGACAGCCTATAATAATTGCACTGAAAGAAAACTTTTAAAACCACAACACTCAGATATGGTTAATATTCCATCAATTTCCATTGATTATGGAGTTATGGAACCTTCTCAAAAAGTAGCTGTTGTACCATGCGATATTGGTTGGAGTGATCTGGGAAGCTTTGATAGTCTTTATGATGAGTGTTTTAATCCAAATATAGAAAATAGTTTGATAGGAATAGAAGATCCAATTTTAATTAATAGCAGAGGTAATCTATTAGTAGGACAAGAAAAAAAACTTGCTCTCATTGATGTTGAAGATCTAATGATTATTGATAGTCCTGATGCTTTACTTATTGCCAAGCGTGGTTCTGGGCAAGATGTCAAAAAGGTTGTCGATAAATTAAAAGAGGAGAATTCTTCTTTATTGGATGCTCCAGTAAAGGTAAAAAGACCCTGGGGAGAGTATCGCACTTTAACCAAGACATCTAATTATATTGTAAGACATATTAGTATAAATCCAGGGGCTAACTTAAGTATTCATAAGCACTTTAATCGTCAGGAACATTGGCAGGTTGTTAAGGGACTTGCAAAAGTTAAGCTTGATGAAATTGAAAGTACTTTGGTAGTAGATCAAAAGATAACAATTCCTGCTGGCCTATTACATTCTGTGAGGAATATTGGAGATGTTCAATTAGTGATTATTGAGATACAATCTGGTGAAGTTGTTGATCCTGAAGATATATTAAGGATTGGCTATGATTGGTGACATAATAGTAAATGGAGATATAAATGAAAGGTATAATACTAGCTGGTGGATCCGGAACCAGGCTTTACCCAATTACAAAAGTAGTATGTAAGCAATTACTTCCAGTTTATGATAAACCAATGATATATTATCCATTATCAATATTGATGTTGTCAGGTATAAAAGAAATCTTAATTATATCAACACCTGAAGATCTATCTAAATTTGAAAATCTATTTGGTGATGGTCGTTTATATGGTTTGAATCTGAGTTACGCTGTTCAGGATGCCCCAAATGGTCTAGCAGAAGCTTTCATCATCGGAAAAGATTTTATTGGATCTGATTCTGTAGCTTTGGTATTGGGTGATAATATATTTTATGGGCATCATTTATCAGATCGTTTACAATTAGCAGCTTCTAGAACAAGTGGGGCAACAGTTTTTGGTTACTATGTAAGTGATCCAGAGAGATATGGTGTTGTTGAATATGATAAAAATGGGAAGGTGTTGTCATTAGAGGAAAAACCTGAATTTCCTAAGTCTAATTACGCAGTTGTTGGTTTATATTATTATGATAATTCTGTTGTCGATATAGCCTGTAGTTTGAAACCAAGTCCTCGAGGAGAATTAGAGATTACTGATGTTAATAAGATCTATCTACAGCAAGGAAAATTAAATGTGGAATTGATGGGACGTGGTTATGCATGGCTTGATACAGGAACACACGACAGTTTAGTTGATGCTACAAATTTTGTTAAAGCCATTGAGGATAGACAAGGTCTTAAAATTGCTTGTATTGAAGAAATAGCATATCGTATGGGGTATATCAATCAGGAGCAATTGCAAAAATTATCATTACCATTAAAAAAATCTGGCTATGGTGAATACTTATTAAGGCTTACAAGGAAGGAATAAAGTGCCATTTGAGTTCGAAAAAACCCCAATTGAAGGACTATATGTTATTCATCCAAGAGTATTTCGTGATGATAGAGGTTGGTTTTTAGAAACATTTAAAATTTCTGATTTTAAAAATGCAGGTATTACTGAAGATTTTGTTCAAGATAATCATTCTTTTAGTTCTAGAGGTGTATTAAGAGGTATACATTTTCAAAAGGCACCTTTTTCTCAAGGAAAATTGGTAAGAACAATTGACGGATGTGTTTGGGATGTTGCAGTAGATTTAAGGAAGGATTCAAATACTTTTGGTAAAGCATATGGTGTAAAGCTAGATTCAAAAAATGGTACCATGTTATACATTCCTCCTAGTTTTGGACATGGTTTTCTAGTATTATCTGACACTGTACATTTTTTGTATAAATGTACAAAAGAGTATCATCCAAATGTTGATTGTGGTATAAGATGGAATGATCCAGATTTAAATATTCCATGGCCAATAGTTGATGGAATGAAATTAATTATCTCGAACAAAGACTGTCAACAGCCTTTGTTAAAAGAAATCAATAAGGATGATTTATGATTTGGCTTATTGGTGCTGGAGGTATGTTAGGTCAAGAAGTTGCTGAAGCTCTTGAATTATTAAGTTTTGAATTTATAAAGACTGATCGAGAAGTTGATATTACAAACTATAAATTATTAGAAAGATTTTGTAATAATTTGACTGTATCCTGGGTTATTAATTGTGCTGCCTACACATCAGTTGATAACGCTGAAGATGAAGAATCATTAGCAATTACTATAAATGCAAAAGGTGCTGAAAATATTGCAAAAGTATGTAAGAAACTTAATGCAAAAATGATACATATATCAACTGACTATGTTTTTTCAGGAAATCAAGATAAAGCTTTAGTTCCTGAAGATACAACAAATCCTATAAATGTCTATGGAAAAAGTAAACTTTTAGGTGAAAAGGCAATTCAGAATACTTTTAATAATTACTTCATTATTAGAACAGCTTGGTTGTATGGTTGGAAAGGTCCAAGTTTTTTACACACAATGGTACGGCTTATGAATAATAGTGATAGTATAAAGGTTGTAAATGATCAATGGGGAAGCCCAACATGGACAAAGGAATTTGCTTTTGGTATCATTTCTATTATAGCCATGGATTCTGATAATTTCGGAACATATCATTTTTCTGGTGAGGGAGAGTGTTCCTGGTATGATTTTGCAAAAGAAATATATAGAATTGGGCGAGATTACAAAATAATAAACAACAATTGTACAGTTAATCCTTGTACGAGTAATGAATTTGTAAGTAAAGCCAAAAGGCCTAGGTATAGTTTGTTAAATACAGATAAATTTAAAAAAAACTTTAATTATGAAATATCAAATTGGAAGGATTCTCTTGAAAAATATATATTAATACTTAGCAATGAGCTTTAAAACAATGGTACTAATATGTGTTCATAATTGTTAGTATTAAAGAACTGTTCATTTATTACTAAGGTAAGTTTTTAATGAAAGTTATTTGTTTTTTAACCTTTTTCCACTCGTTTTTTTAATCCTTTTGCAGTGAATATTTGATATAAAGTATCTAAATGTAGAAAGTTAGGATAAAAGAAACTAGTATCGTTCCCTTTTAAATACGACTATCCATATTAACATAAAGCAGTAGTACTTATACCATTAGGAAAAGTAGAGAGACGAAACAATAAAGCAGAAAGTATAACTGATTCTCCAGATTTTAATAATATGTATCGATTGTGGATTTCTTTTGAGAAAATGAAGTAATCTGAATTTAAGCTTTGTTTGATAATTTCTTGAAAGCTGTACCCTGTGAGTCAATATAGTTGAAGCATTTTCATTTTCAAAGGATCTTCAATTATAAGGTATAGTTTGACGTTCAAAG
It contains:
- the rfbC gene encoding dTDP-4-dehydrorhamnose 3,5-epimerase; translation: MPFEFEKTPIEGLYVIHPRVFRDDRGWFLETFKISDFKNAGITEDFVQDNHSFSSRGVLRGIHFQKAPFSQGKLVRTIDGCVWDVAVDLRKDSNTFGKAYGVKLDSKNGTMLYIPPSFGHGFLVLSDTVHFLYKCTKEYHPNVDCGIRWNDPDLNIPWPIVDGMKLIISNKDCQQPLLKEINKDDL
- the rfbD gene encoding dTDP-4-dehydrorhamnose reductase, which produces MIWLIGAGGMLGQEVAEALELLSFEFIKTDREVDITNYKLLERFCNNLTVSWVINCAAYTSVDNAEDEESLAITINAKGAENIAKVCKKLNAKMIHISTDYVFSGNQDKALVPEDTTNPINVYGKSKLLGEKAIQNTFNNYFIIRTAWLYGWKGPSFLHTMVRLMNNSDSIKVVNDQWGSPTWTKEFAFGIISIIAMDSDNFGTYHFSGEGECSWYDFAKEIYRIGRDYKIINNNCTVNPCTSNEFVSKAKRPRYSLLNTDKFKKNFNYEISNWKDSLEKYILILSNEL